The Chryseobacterium glaciei DNA segment AATTTCCTGAAAGAAATGCTCCTTCATAGGCACTGGCAGCGAGCGAGGAACGGCGCGAAATAAATGTTCTGTCTCCTGATAATTCCGGAAAACTGCTGTGATATGTCCTGTAATCTTAAGGTGAAATACGAAAGGTCGTTTGTTGTTGTTTTCATAAAATATTCTATTTTTTTAATTGTTATTTTTAATTGGGAAGGCATCACTCCAATGGTAATTGGCTTTGATTGGCATTTTACAGGTTATTATTGACTTGAATAGGTTATAATTCCTACTTTAGCAGCTCATTATTAGAAAAACCATACAATGAAAGAGTTATTGGAAAAAATCAGTGCAGAGCTGGAAAAATTCAAAGCAGATGCTGATTTACAGGCTGAAAAAGGAAACAAGGCAGCCGGTACAAGAGCCCGTAAATCGGCTCTGGAACTAAGTAAGCTATTTAAGGAATTCAGAAAGGTTTCTGTTGATGAAGCTAAAAAGTAAAAACATCCCTGTCGTAAAACAGGGATTTTCTTTTTTCAAAACTACACGGGATCAATAAAATTGTAATTGCCTGTCAAAACTTCAATTTTTTCCTTTTTCCCTTGACCTCTACCCCGCTTGAAACACTTACTTTTTTTTCGAGTTTTTTTT contains these protein-coding regions:
- a CDS encoding histone H1 — its product is MKELLEKISAELEKFKADADLQAEKGNKAAGTRARKSALELSKLFKEFRKVSVDEAKK